A region of Dictyostelium discoideum AX4 chromosome 1 chromosome, whole genome shotgun sequence DNA encodes the following proteins:
- the gtaG gene encoding GATA zinc finger domain-containing protein 7, with protein sequence MKLYSIDFPLNESNNIFPNSSENININNNNINNSNPNNFINSNTDSELYGNYKPSSSNNFINNHHNNQSSDIHSISQSTPNLSTLISSSSNNNNNNNNNNSPNYSMNSSSDQAPNLLNMDSKLRWNQPFQNQQQQQPTSEVSTNSANTSSENTTCNNSPVSSSTNYIPNNSTSNVVLNSSIPTTSPNVLSAPNKKRQRDDIDCGNNNNINNNNINNNINNNNNNNNNNNNNNNNNNNNNNNGYIDPFYLRDDKDFNNNNNVQLDNTNISQFNDSKELNIKIKKDNNNNNINNINNINNNNNINNNINNNKNLQPQQIQQPQQPQQIQQIQQIQQIQQIQQTQPQQQQQQTQQQPQQQPQQLMSGNLKLPSIHHLEFEVEKNAKKDDSTNTNNNNNNNNNNNNNNNNNNNNIQQANVNTSPISTSTTPNNNNNNQIQNQPQQIPQQQAQQQAQQQAQQKKRKTKPSKYSITPSISLTPTTVTSSSSTNSSGSIGASPLSTSTNIPYSVTNNLSSNNLHSYMNPMGQDYSTSGMLSTTNPYTHHSPNTSSTVSSSVTSPLINQYGTNPTLTNNHSFYGSLASNQNTGASDGNNNNNNNNNNNNGGSGYFQSPVILSPFQKSSNPLNNNHNSNNVYNSSNSHNDINDYISLNSSSNNSYYNSNSGSGMTTPQSLGHSPSHNDYNSNNNNNNNNNNNSNNNNSNNSNSNNLTNKYDSNSSLSLLSSIGDNNNNNNNNNNNNNKSHSSSYYSSMSNNSNPSSSSSSSSSSSSSSSTLSSLNNNNKLSSNNGHIKYEPTSSSNYHDQMSQSHIYQNNFTYYDQSFPHPPVKKTHRRRPANIDKSTLYCHNCGTKNTPEWRRGPSGPATLCNACGLAYAKKQREEETNLHKLLLHSNSYSYHRGNMLESYVTPSLLPLFNTAANVPYLNTPNNASSSSSSSSSSSSSSSSSSSTSSYSSSSYNIPNTNTQYNTTSATSSFKPLTFSSLKTPENTRNTLNTNNNKINYSLNGSI encoded by the coding sequence atgaaattatattcTATTGACTTTCCattaaatgaatcaaataatatattcCCGAATTCAtctgaaaatataaatataaataataataatattaataattctaatccaaataattttataaatagtaatactGATTCTGAATTATATGGAAATTATAAACCAAGTAGcagtaataattttataaataatcatCATAATAACCAATCATCTGATATACATTCAATTTCTCAATCTACACCAAATTTATcaactttaatttcatcttcatcaaataataataataataataataacaataatagtccAAACTATTCTATGAATAGTAGTAGTGATCAAGCACCAAACCTTTTAAATATGGATTCAAAATTGAGATGGAATCAACCAttccaaaatcaacaacaacaacaaccaacatCAGAAGTTTCAACCAATTCAGCAAATACATCATCAGAGAATACAACTTGTAATAATTCGCCAGTATCTTCGTCAACAAATTACATACCAAATAATTCTACATCAAATGTtgtattaaattcatcaataCCAACTACATCACCAAATGTTTTAAGTgcaccaaataaaaaaagacaaagagatgatattgattgtggaaataataataatataaataataataatataaataataatattaataataataataataataataataataataataataataataataataataataataataataataatggatatATTGATCCTTTCTATTTAAGAGatgataaagattttaataataataataatgtccAATTGGATAATACGAATATATCACaatttaatgattcaaaggaattaaatattaaaattaaaaaagataataataataataatataaataatataaataatataaataataataataatataaataataatataaataataataaaaatctgcaaccacaacaaatccaacaaccacaacaaccacaacaaatcCAACAAATCCAACAAATCCAACAAATCCAACAAATCCAACAAactcaaccacaacaacaacaacaacaaactcaacaacaaccacaacaacaaccacaacaattaATGTCaggtaatttaaaattaccatcAATCCACCATTTAGAATTCGAAGTTGAAAAAAATGCGAAAAAAGATGATTCAactaatacaaataataataataataataataataataataataataataataataataataataataatattcaacaaGCAAATGTAAATACATCACCAATTTCTACATCAACcacaccaaataataataataataatcaaattcaaaatcaaccacaacaaataccacaacaacaagctcaaCAACAAGCCCAACAACAAGCCcaacaaaagaaaagaaaaacaaaaccatcaaaatattcaattacaCCATCGATTTCATTAACACCAACAACAGTAACATCTTCCTCGTCAAcaaatagtagtggtagtattgGAGCATCACCACTCTCAACTTCAACTAATATTCCATATTCAGTTACTAATAATCTTTCCtcaaataatttacattCCTATATGAATCCAATGGGTCAAGATTATTCAACAAGTGGAATGTTATCAACAACCAATCCATATACCCATCATTCACCAAATACATCTTCGACTGTATCATCATCAGTTACATCACctttaattaatcaatatGGTACAAATCCAACATTAACTAATAATCATTCATTCTATGGTTCATTGGCTTCTAATCAAAACACTGGTGCTAGTGATggaaataacaataacaataataacaacaataataataatggtggtagtggttatTTCCAATCACCTGTAATTTTATCACCATTCCAAAAATCATCAAatccattaaataataatcataattcaaataatgttTATAATTCATCCAATAGTCATAATGATATAAATGATtatatttcattaaattcaagttcaaataatagctattataatagtaattctGGTAGTGGCATGACAACACCTCAATCATTAGGTCACTCTCCTTCCCATAACGATTATAATagcaacaataacaacaataacaacaacaacaacaatagcaataataataattcaaataattcaaatagcaataatttaacaaataaatacgactcaaattcttcattatcattacttTCTTCAATTggcgataataataataataataataataataataataataataataaatctcaTAGTAGTAGTTATTACTCTTCAATGTCGAATAATTCAAATCCATCCTCTTCAtcctcttcatcttcatcatcctcttcatcttcatcaaccttatcatcattaaataataataataaattatcatcaaataatggtCATATTAAATATGaaccaacatcatcatcaaattatCATGATCAAATGTCACAATCTCatatttatcaaaataatttcacTTATTATGATCAAAGTTTCCCACATCCACCAGTAAAGAAAACTCATAGAAGAAGACCTGctaatattgataaatcaaCATTATATTGTCATAATTGCGGTACAAAGAATACACCAGAATGGAGAAGAGGTCCATCCGGCCCTGCAACATTATGTAATGCATGTGGTTTAGCTTATGCAAAGAAACAAAGAGAAGAAGAAACTAATTTACATAAATTACTACTTCATAGTAACTCTTACTCTTATCATAGAGGTAACATGTTGGAATCTTATGTCACTCCAagtttattaccattatttaatacTGCTGCTAATGTTCCATATTTAAATACTCCAAATAATGCATCCTCCTCATCATCCTCCTCATCATCCTCCTCTTCTtcctcatcttcatcttcttcgaCATCCTCTTACTCATCTTCATCCTATAATATACCAAACACAAACACTCAATACAATACAACAAGTGCAACTTCATCATTTAAACCATTAacattttcatctttaaaaACTCCTGAAAATACAAGAAATActttaaatacaaataataataaaattaattattcattaaatggttcaatttaa
- the gtpbp3 gene encoding GTP-binding protein 3, whose protein sequence is MIKRLFCSINKNKIINEPPKLSIIKDTIYNLSSGVGKSGVAIIRVSGPQAETVIRKLIKKSDVDKNEEIKSRYATLSTFYNPKTNEQLDKGMFIWFPSPNSFTGEDVVEFHIHGGRAVIYETMEAIGLIEGTRPSEQGEFTKRAFENGKMDLTQVEGLSDLLDASTSFQKKIALKQMQGSISEFYLSLRKDLIRASAYMEAFIDFGDDAELDPEIVDQSRNRIISIRDKIQQHLNDGKRGERLRDGANIAIVGPPNAGKSSLINLLTNRKASIVSPIAGTTRDIVEVILDIDGYPVIIGDTAGLRNSTNDQIEIEGIEMAKDRFNNSDIKLFLFDSFNLFSQLNQNQNLNSSFNFNEEIKNLFNFIDNETIIIFNKSDLLKQFDNLKEWENLKLNLLDNIKKSNNLNSIQSIEISCNNNENIKDLLNLLKLNLKNLFEIQDKESPLLTRLRYKQHLSDCVESLDRYLYYCEHDVVLASEELRSAILSISEITHSVNIDDLLDIIFKDFCIGK, encoded by the exons atgattaaaagattattttgctcaattaataaaaataaaataataaatgaaccaccaaaattatcaataataaaagatacaatttataatttatcatcagGTGTTGGAAAGAGTGGAGTTGCAATTATTAGAGTTTCAGGACCACAAGCAGAAACAGTTataagaaaattaataaaaaaaagtgatgtAGATAAAAATGAGGAAATTAAATCACGTTATGCAACATTATCAACATTTTATAATCCAAAAACTAATGAACAACTTGATAAAGGTATGTTTATTTGGTTTCCATCACCAAATAGTTTTACAGGTGAagatgttgttgaatttcatATTCATGGTGGTAGAGCAGTAATCTATGAGACAATGGAAGCAATTGGATTAATTGAAGGAACTAGACCATCTGAACAAGGTGAATTTACAAAGAGAGcatttgaaaatggtaaaatgGATTTAACACAAGTCGAGGGTTTATCAGATTTATTAGATGCTTCAAcatcatttcaaaaaaagattgCACTTAAACAAATGCAAGGTTCAATTAGTGAGTTTTATTTATCACTTagaaaagatttaattagaGCATCGGCTTATATGGAAgcatttattgattttggtgatgatgcTGAATTGGATCCTGAAATAGTTGATCAATCTAGAAATAGAATCATTTCAATTCGTGataaaattcaacaacatttAAATGATGGTAAAAGAGGTGAACGTTTAAGAGATGGTGCAAACATTGCAATCGTTGGACCACCAAATGCTGGTAAAagttcattaattaatttattaacaaataGAAAAGCGTCAATAGTTTCACCAATCGCTGGTACAACTAGAGATATAGTTGAAGTGATTTTAGATATAGATGGTTATCCTGTAATCATTGGTGATACCGCTGGTCTtagaaattcaacaaatgatcaaattgaaattgaaggtATTGAAATGGCAAAAGatagatttaataattctgatattaaattatttttatttgattcttttaatttatttagtcaattaaatcaaaatcaaaatttaaattcatcatttaattttaatgaagaaattaaaaatttatttaattttattgataatgaaactattataatatttaataaatcagatttattaaaacaatttgataatttaaaagaatgggaaaatttaaaattaaaccttttagataatattaaaaaatcaaataatttaaattcaattcaatcaattgaaatctcttgtaataataatgaaaatattaaagatttattaaatttattaaaattaaatttaaaaaattt atttgaaaTTCAAGATAAAGAATCTCCACTTTTAACAAGATTAAGATATAAACAACATTTAAGTGATTGTGTTGAATCTTTAGATagatatttgtattattgcGAACATGATGTGGTTTTGGCATCTGAGGAATTAAGAAGTGCAATCCTCTCAATCAGTGAAATTACTCACTCTGTAAATATTGATGACCTTTTAGatataattttcaaagattTTTGTATTGGAAAATAG
- the utp11 gene encoding U3 small nucleolar ribonucleoprotein, with translation MSSMNLRRLLPQRAKQERPQPESSKKKGFLERKKDYVERAKDYNNKRDTLKKLKLQAAFKNPDEFNYKMISSKLVDGVHSEISKTSLKKEQIIDIKTQDILYLQSKRRADDKKIERLQATLQYMDSGLEPTEQIIYVDDEKEVKNFSATKYFDTVPDAFNGSLSTIPKISKLKEGSLVVNPKTAPTLGQLEAMTATSYKELKERKLRRDQLFKAEMDLSKSKIQLKRGTKSGVTKKVGKKEVVFKQVRSK, from the exons atgtcatCAATGAATTTACGTAGATTATTGCCACAAAGGGCAAAACAAGAAAGACCACAACCAGAAAGTTCAAagaaaaaaggttttttagAGAGAAAGAAAGATTATGTTGAACGTGCAaaagattataataataaaagagatacattaaagaaattaaaattacaagcAGCATTTAAAAATCCagatgaatttaattataaaatgattAGTAGTAAATTAGTTGATGGTGTACATAGTGAAATTAGTAAAAcctctttaaaaaaagagcAAATTATAGATATTAAAACTCAagatatattatatttacaaaGTAAAAGAAGAGCAGATGATAAA aAAATTGAAAGATTACAAGCAACATTACAATATATGGATTCAGGATTAGAACCAACAGaacaaattatttatgtagatgatgaaaaagaagTAAAGAATTTTTCAGCAACCAAATATTTTGATACAGTACCAGATGCATTTAATGGATCATTGTCAACAATaccaaaaatttcaaaacttAAAGAAGGTTCATTGGTTGTAAACCCAAAGACAGCACCAACATTGGGTCAATTAGAAGCAATGACTGCAACATCatataaagaattaaaagaaagaaaattaaGAAGagatcaattatttaaagctGAAATggatttatcaaaatcaaaaattcaattaaaaagagGTACAAAATCTGGTGTAACTAAAAAAGTTGGTAAAAAAGAAGTTGTTTTTAAACAAGTTagatcaaaataa